GGTAAGTATTGTGTTAGCAGTTATTGTGATCGGATTTATTGGAACAAACGTTTATTTAATTTTTAAAGAAGATAGTAAGGTTCAGCATACCGTTCATGTTGAAAAATGGTCTCGAGTACAGGAACGAGACATTGTTGAGACGTTTGAAACAGATGGGATCTTGGTCCCGAAGGAAGAACAGGATGTATATCTTCCACTGGAAAACATTGAATTTCAGCAATTTCTTGTAGAAGAAGGAGATGAAGTGGCGATCGGAACTCCTTTATTTTTATATACATCACCTGAAATCGATTCTTTGAAAGAAACGCTCGAAACAGAAATCACACAGGTTGAGGGTGAAATAGAAGGTGTTGAAGACTACATCGACTCTCTAGAAGACTATCAAAGCTCCATCCCTACTACCACATCTGAAATAGAGGTAGACTCTATTCTGGAAGATGGATTAAAGATTGATGTACATGCATCCTCTGAAATGATTGAAAGCACAATTGAGCAGGAAATTTATAAGCAGGAGCTTGAAAAACGAAAGCTTGAAGAACAAAAGACGAAGTACGAAAATCAGTTAGACAACATTAATGAACAAGAAAATTCGGCCTCTATGGTCAGTAATATCGACGGAGTTGTTGTTGAAGTTAATAAAAATCTCGGAAACCCTATTATTACAATCGCATCAAATGAATTAGCGATTGAAGGAGAATTTTCAGAACAGCAACTAAAAAAAGCTGAAACTGGTATGAAATTGACTGCAACTGCTTCTGGCGAGAACAAGAAGCTCGAAGGAACACTTGATAAAATCAATCCATATCCAGTCAATGAACCAGCAATTGACAAGGAAAATGCGTATAACTTTGTTGCAAGCATTCTTGAACAGCCAGAAACAGCACCAATCGGGACAAAAACAACGGTTTCTGTTGTAACGGCAGAAGCAATTGATGTACCGGCAATACGTGATGGAGCGATTCATGGAAAGAAAACTTCTTATGTTTATCAGTTAAATGAAGATGGACAAATTAAGAAGAAAACGGTTGAAAAAGGTTTGAGTTTTGATGGTTATACGGAGATTGTTAAAGGTTCTGACATTGGAGAAGTTACGATGCTCAGTCCAGAGAAATCACCTCAAACTAACACTAGCTTTGTAACCGAAATGAAGCCGAAGCAGATTACAAAGGCCGCTTTGAAGGACTT
This Metabacillus endolithicus DNA region includes the following protein-coding sequences:
- a CDS encoding efflux RND transporter periplasmic adaptor subunit, which encodes MKRWVSIVLAVIVIGFIGTNVYLIFKEDSKVQHTVHVEKWSRVQERDIVETFETDGILVPKEEQDVYLPLENIEFQQFLVEEGDEVAIGTPLFLYTSPEIDSLKETLETEITQVEGEIEGVEDYIDSLEDYQSSIPTTTSEIEVDSILEDGLKIDVHASSEMIESTIEQEIYKQELEKRKLEEQKTKYENQLDNINEQENSASMVSNIDGVVVEVNKNLGNPIITIASNELAIEGEFSEQQLKKAETGMKLTATASGENKKLEGTLDKINPYPVNEPAIDKENAYNFVASILEQPETAPIGTKTTVSVVTAEAIDVPAIRDGAIHGKKTSYVYQLNEDGQIKKKTVEKGLSFDGYTEIVKGSDIGEVTMLSPEKSPQTNTSFVTEMKPKQITKAALKDFTSREVWKYILIGLVER